From Rhineura floridana isolate rRhiFlo1 chromosome 5, rRhiFlo1.hap2, whole genome shotgun sequence, a single genomic window includes:
- the SETD4 gene encoding SET domain-containing protein 4 isoform X2 has protein sequence MKKSKGRTYRNRQRKQSRSFSLCCETGRGLMTTKALQAEELIISLPEKCLLTTDTVLESYLGEYIVKWRPPISPLIALCTFLIAEKCALEKSLWKPYLDLLPETYTCPVCLEQETVNLFPEPLKRKALEQRKLVQELFASSQHFFFSLQPLFRTGVESVFNYSAFQWAWCTVNTRTVYMKHLQRDCFSREPDTYALAPYLDLLNHNPAVQVKAAFNEKTKCYEIKTLSCCQKYKEVFICYGPHDNQRLLLEYGFVAIHNPHSTVHVGTDTLLKYLLAEDKQKQMKLSILREHKLLDNLTFGWDGPSWRLLTALKLLCLETDQFTSWKKVLLGGVISESNEKKSLDLVAKICVSLIEETRHALQKVSLLKSDYLHLASQLTLVEALHTEDLKILQLSAEVLQCLHSTTT, from the exons AAACAGGAAGAGGACTGATGACCACAAAAGCTCTTCAG gCAGAAGAGTTGATTATTTCACTGCCTGAAAAATGCTTGCTCACCACTGATACTGTTCTTGAGAGCTACCTTGGGGAATATATTGTAAA ATGGAGGCCCCCCATTTCTCCTTTGATAGCACTGTGTACATTTTTAATAGCAGAAAAGTGTGCTCTTGAGAAGTCTCTGTGGAAGCCATACCTTGATCTCCTACCTGAAACATATACTTGTCCTGTTTGTTTGGAGCAAGAAACGGTGAACCTTTTTCCTGAGCCCTTAAAAAGAAAAGCCCTTGAGCAAAGAAAACTGGTCCAAGAGCTGTTTGCTTCGTCCCagcattttttcttttccttgcaaCCTTTGTTTCGCACAGGTGTGGAGTCTGTTTTTAACTATAGTGCCTTTCAGTGGGCATGGTGCACAGTTAATACCAGAACGGTGTATATGAAACATTTGCAGAGGGACTGTTTTTCTAGAGAGCCAGATACGTATGCCTTGGCACCATACCTGGATCTGCTAAATCACAATCCAGCTGTCCAG GTGAAAGCTGCATTTAATGAAAAGACAAAGTGTTATGAAATAAAAACACTTTCATGCTGTCAAAAAtacaaagaagtatttatttgttATGGCCCTCATGATAATCAGCGTCTGCTTCTAGAATATGGTTTTGTTGCCATCCATAATCCACACAGCACTGTACATGTTGGGACAG ATACCTTGCTTAAATACCTCCTTGCAGAAGACAAGCAGAAGCAGATGAAACTTTCTATTTTAAGAGAACACAAACTTTTAGA CAATCTGACATTTGGTTGGGATGGACCATCTTGGAGGCTTCTTACGGCTCTCAAGCTGCTATGTCTCGAAACAGACCAATT TACCTCCTGGAAGAAAGTGCTGCTTGGTGGTGTCATTTCAGAGAGCAATGAAAAGAAGAGTTTGGATCTCGTAGCAAAAATATGTGTGTCATTGATAGAGGAGACTCGGCATGCCCTTCAGAAG GTTTCTCTATTAAAAAGTGATTATTTGCATCTTGCAAGCCAACTAACTTTGGTTGAGgcattgcatacagaagatctAAAGATCTTGCAATTGTCAGCTGAGGTTCTTCAGTGTTTACATTCCACCACAACTTGA